One window of Flavobacterium ammonificans genomic DNA carries:
- a CDS encoding ATP-dependent helicase has protein sequence MQHYIDQLNEAQREPVLQKDGPMIIIAGAGSGKTRVLTIRIAYLMSQGVDAFNILSLTFTNKAAREMKNRIASIVGASEAKNLWMGTFHSVFARILRSEAEHLGYPSNFTIYDSQDSVRLISSIIKEMQLDRDIYKPKQVLSRISTYKNSLITVKAYFNNPELQEADAMSKKPRLGEIYQNYVERCFKAGAMDFDDLLLKTNELLTRFPEILAKYQNRFRYILVDEYQDTNHSQYLIVRALSDKFQNICVVGDDAQSIYAFRGANINNILNFQKDYDNVRTFRLEQNYRSTRNIVEAANTIIDKNKTKLDKIVWTANDFGPKIKVHRSLTDAEEGRFVASTIFEQKMQNQMLNGQFAILYRTNAQSRAMEDALRKRDIPYRIYGGLSFYQRKEIKDVLCYLRLIINPKDEEALIRVINYPARGIGDTTVEKLTIAANHYKRSIFEVMQNIDKIDLKLNSGTKQKLTDFVNMIKSFQIINENQDAFYITDHVAKKTGLVQELKKDATPEGMAKIQNIEELLNGIKDFTEGQKEIDGARGALSEFMEDVALATDLDKDTSDEDRVALMTIHLAKGLEFPHVFVVGMEEDLFPSAMSMSTRSELEEERRLFYVALTRAEHQAYLTYAQSRYRWGKLTDSEPSRFIEEIDGQYLEYLTAAESNYRYKPMIDSDIFGDVDKSKLRLAKPVSGTPPKYITDNQPKPDSPIRRLKPVTGNAPNSGNANLFDNKLVVGNIVMHERFGKGEVINMEGVGADRKAEIRFEVGGIKKLLLRFAKLEIIG, from the coding sequence ATGCAGCACTATATTGATCAATTAAACGAAGCGCAACGTGAACCCGTACTTCAAAAAGACGGTCCAATGATTATCATTGCGGGTGCAGGTTCTGGTAAAACCCGTGTGTTGACGATTCGAATTGCCTATTTGATGAGTCAAGGCGTAGATGCGTTTAATATTTTGTCTTTGACCTTTACCAACAAAGCTGCGCGCGAAATGAAAAATCGTATTGCGTCTATTGTGGGAGCCAGTGAGGCTAAAAATCTTTGGATGGGAACGTTTCACTCGGTGTTTGCGCGTATTTTGCGGTCTGAAGCAGAGCATTTGGGTTACCCCTCTAATTTTACGATTTACGATTCACAAGACTCAGTGCGTTTGATTTCTTCGATTATTAAGGAAATGCAATTGGATCGCGATATTTACAAACCCAAACAGGTGTTGAGCCGAATTTCCACCTATAAAAATAGTTTAATTACCGTAAAGGCCTATTTCAATAATCCCGAATTACAAGAAGCCGATGCGATGTCTAAGAAACCGCGTTTGGGCGAGATTTACCAAAATTATGTGGAGCGTTGTTTTAAAGCAGGCGCCATGGATTTTGATGATTTATTATTAAAAACGAATGAGTTACTCACTCGTTTCCCAGAAATATTAGCCAAATACCAAAACCGTTTTCGCTATATTTTAGTGGATGAGTACCAAGATACGAATCATTCTCAGTATTTGATTGTTCGCGCCTTATCGGATAAATTCCAAAACATTTGTGTGGTGGGAGATGATGCGCAAAGTATTTACGCATTCCGTGGTGCCAACATTAATAACATCTTGAATTTCCAAAAGGATTATGATAATGTAAGAACCTTTCGTTTGGAACAAAATTACCGTTCGACACGTAATATAGTGGAAGCGGCGAATACCATTATTGATAAGAATAAAACCAAACTGGATAAGATTGTTTGGACAGCCAATGATTTTGGACCAAAAATAAAAGTACACCGCAGTTTGACCGATGCGGAAGAAGGACGTTTTGTAGCGAGTACAATTTTTGAACAAAAGATGCAAAACCAAATGTTAAATGGTCAATTTGCTATTTTGTATCGTACCAATGCGCAATCGCGTGCTATGGAAGATGCCTTGCGTAAACGTGATATTCCATATCGAATTTATGGCGGACTCTCTTTTTATCAAAGAAAAGAAATCAAAGATGTTTTGTGCTATTTGCGTTTGATAATAAATCCAAAGGATGAAGAAGCCTTGATTCGTGTGATTAATTATCCTGCCAGAGGAATAGGGGATACCACTGTCGAAAAGTTGACTATTGCAGCCAATCATTACAAGCGCTCGATTTTTGAAGTGATGCAAAACATTGACAAAATCGACTTGAAACTGAATTCGGGAACCAAACAAAAGCTAACCGATTTTGTCAATATGATCAAGAGTTTTCAAATTATCAATGAAAACCAAGATGCTTTTTACATTACCGATCATGTAGCCAAAAAAACAGGTTTAGTACAAGAATTGAAGAAAGATGCTACACCAGAAGGGATGGCTAAAATCCAAAACATTGAGGAATTACTCAATGGTATCAAGGATTTTACCGAAGGCCAAAAAGAAATTGATGGTGCACGTGGAGCCTTATCCGAATTTATGGAAGATGTGGCTTTGGCTACCGATTTAGATAAAGACACCAGCGATGAAGACCGCGTAGCTTTGATGACGATTCACTTGGCCAAAGGATTGGAATTTCCACACGTTTTTGTGGTAGGAATGGAAGAAGATTTGTTTCCAAGCGCGATGAGTATGAGTACCCGTTCAGAGTTGGAAGAAGAACGTCGTTTATTCTATGTGGCGTTAACTCGTGCCGAACATCAAGCGTATTTAACCTATGCGCAATCACGTTATCGTTGGGGAAAACTAACGGATAGTGAACCTTCTCGTTTTATTGAAGAAATTGACGGACAGTATTTAGAATATTTAACAGCTGCCGAATCTAATTACCGCTACAAACCGATGATTGATAGTGATATTTTTGGCGATGTTGACAAATCCAAATTGCGTCTAGCAAAACCCGTTTCAGGAACGCCACCTAAATACATTACCGATAATCAACCTAAACCAGACAGTCCTATTAGACGTTTGAAACCAGTAACTGGAAATGCTCCCAATTCTGGCAATGCTAATTTATTCGATAATAAATTAGTAGTTGGAAATATTGTAATGCACGAGCGTTTTGGCAAAGGCGAAGTGATCAATATGGAAGGTGTTGGAGCCGACAGAAAAGCGGAAATTCGTTTTGAAGTGGGAGGAATTAAGAAACTCTTGTTGCGTTTTGCAAAGTTGGAAATAATAGGATAG
- a CDS encoding L-threonylcarbamoyladenylate synthase, producing the protein MAEFIKIYPDNPSEAAIAKVVKVLKEGGLVIYPTDTVYGLGCDITNTKALERIARIKGVKLEKANFSFICHDLSNLSDYVKQIDTATFKILKRALPGPYTFILPGSTNLPKEFKKKTTVGIRVPDNSIALEIVRQLGNPIVSTSIHDEDEVIEYTTDPELIFEKWQNLVNMVIDGGYGDNTASTIIDLSGHEPIVIREGKGDVDIL; encoded by the coding sequence ATGGCTGAATTTATAAAAATATACCCCGACAATCCGAGTGAAGCGGCTATTGCCAAAGTGGTAAAAGTCTTGAAAGAGGGTGGTTTGGTCATTTATCCAACCGACACGGTTTATGGATTGGGTTGTGATATTACGAATACAAAGGCGTTGGAACGCATTGCCCGTATTAAAGGCGTGAAATTAGAGAAAGCGAATTTCTCCTTTATCTGTCATGATTTGAGTAATCTGTCGGATTATGTGAAGCAAATTGACACGGCTACTTTTAAAATCTTAAAAAGAGCGTTACCAGGACCTTATACCTTCATTTTACCTGGAAGTACTAATTTACCAAAAGAGTTTAAAAAGAAAACGACTGTTGGTATTCGTGTACCAGACAATTCTATTGCATTAGAAATCGTTCGTCAATTAGGAAATCCGATTGTATCCACTTCTATTCACGATGAAGATGAAGTAATTGAGTATACAACTGATCCAGAATTAATCTTTGAGAAGTGGCAAAATTTGGTGAATATGGTTATTGATGGAGGATATGGAGATAATACTGCTTCTACCATAATTGATTTATCAGGGCATGAACCAATTGTTATCAGAGAAGGAAAAGGAGATGTAGATATACTTTAG
- a CDS encoding OmpA/MotB family protein — protein sequence MRKVVLAVSVLALLSSCVSKKKYAELEAKNKETQDLLNTCTVKLNTCLEEKAALSATTIALKDQNQNLMETSKEMAILSTKGAENIEKALESIKEKDLKISRMQDALTRKDSVTLAVVTSLKSAVGLSDPDIEINVEKGVVFISIADKLLFKSGSYEVSDKAKGVLAKVAKVINDKPDFECMVEGHTDNVPFTGSGILLDNWDLSVKRSTSIVRVLTNSLGVKPSQLIAAGRSSYVPLVDNTTSENKARNRRTRIVVLPKIDQFYEMVEKEMKKQQK from the coding sequence ATGAGAAAAGTTGTATTAGCTGTATCAGTTTTAGCACTATTGAGTTCATGTGTTTCAAAAAAGAAATATGCTGAACTAGAAGCTAAAAACAAAGAAACACAAGATTTATTAAATACTTGTACCGTTAAATTGAATACTTGTTTAGAGGAAAAGGCAGCATTATCTGCAACTACTATTGCTCTAAAAGACCAAAATCAAAATTTAATGGAAACTTCTAAAGAGATGGCTATCTTGTCTACTAAAGGAGCTGAAAATATTGAAAAAGCTTTAGAATCTATCAAAGAAAAAGATTTGAAAATTAGCAGAATGCAAGACGCTTTGACTAGAAAAGACAGTGTTACTTTAGCAGTTGTTACTAGCTTAAAAAGTGCAGTTGGATTATCTGATCCAGATATCGAAATTAATGTAGAAAAAGGTGTGGTTTTCATTTCTATTGCTGATAAATTATTATTTAAAAGCGGAAGCTACGAAGTGTCTGACAAAGCAAAAGGTGTTTTAGCTAAAGTCGCTAAAGTAATAAATGACAAGCCAGATTTCGAATGTATGGTTGAAGGACACACAGATAATGTTCCTTTTACTGGAAGCGGAATTTTATTAGACAACTGGGATTTAAGTGTTAAACGTTCTACATCTATAGTTCGTGTATTAACCAATAGTTTAGGAGTAAAACCTTCACAATTAATTGCTGCTGGTAGAAGTTCTTATGTTCCATTAGTGGACAACACAACCTCAGAAAATAAAGCGCGTAATAGAAGAACACGTATCGTAGTTTTACCTAAAATTGACCAATTCTATGAAATGGTAGAAAAAGAAATGAAGAAACAACAAAAATAA
- a CDS encoding glycosyltransferase family 2 protein — MKIAVVILNWNGKQLLEQFLPSVVQFSPEATVYVADNASTDDSVSFVQANFPTVSVVVNATNTGYAGGYNEALQHIEADVYALVNSDIEVTENWLQPIIKTFQNETATAIIQPKILDYKNKDYFEYAGAAGGFIDQYGYPFCRGRIFDTLEKDNGQYDSNQEIFWASGACFFIRSSVYKELNGFDSSFFAHQEEIDLCWRAINKGYSINYLFESKVYHVGGATLQQGNPKKTELNFRNSLLMLTKNLPQKDLYRILFIRMVLDGIAGIKFLLEKQPKHCIAILKAHFAFYRLFKANYEKRYSYQQPKYYFSKSIVFSYYIEKKLFFSNLFRKTKI, encoded by the coding sequence ATGAAAATAGCTGTTGTCATACTGAATTGGAATGGGAAACAATTACTGGAACAGTTTTTACCTTCAGTAGTTCAATTTTCTCCAGAAGCGACTGTTTATGTTGCAGACAATGCTTCGACAGATGATTCCGTTTCATTTGTTCAGGCTAATTTTCCAACCGTTTCTGTAGTTGTTAATGCTACTAATACCGGTTATGCTGGTGGTTATAACGAAGCTTTGCAACATATTGAAGCTGATGTTTATGCATTAGTGAATTCGGATATAGAAGTAACCGAAAATTGGTTACAACCTATTATCAAAACATTTCAAAACGAAACTGCGACTGCTATAATTCAACCTAAAATCTTAGATTATAAGAACAAAGACTATTTTGAATATGCTGGTGCAGCAGGAGGTTTTATTGATCAATACGGTTATCCATTTTGTCGTGGGCGTATTTTCGATACTTTGGAAAAAGACAACGGACAATACGATTCCAATCAAGAAATTTTTTGGGCTTCGGGAGCTTGCTTCTTTATTAGAAGTTCCGTTTACAAAGAATTGAATGGATTTGACTCTTCCTTTTTTGCACACCAAGAAGAAATTGATTTATGTTGGCGTGCTATAAATAAAGGATATAGCATTAATTATCTATTTGAGTCAAAAGTATACCATGTTGGAGGTGCTACTTTACAACAAGGCAATCCAAAAAAAACGGAATTGAATTTCAGGAATTCGTTGTTGATGCTAACTAAAAATCTTCCACAAAAAGACTTGTATCGAATACTTTTCATACGAATGGTTTTGGACGGAATTGCAGGTATCAAATTCCTATTAGAAAAACAACCCAAGCATTGTATAGCCATCTTGAAAGCTCATTTTGCTTTTTATAGATTATTTAAAGCTAATTATGAAAAAAGGTATAGTTACCAACAACCGAAATACTATTTCTCAAAAAGTATCGTTTTTAGTTATTACATTGAAAAAAAACTATTTTTTAGCAATTTATTTAGAAAAACTAAAATTTAA
- a CDS encoding type I restriction enzyme HsdR N-terminal domain-containing protein, whose translation MQQLNFPSYSFRFKNSENKVAIFDTIRKKFIILTPEEWVRQHVVQFLIAEKNYPKSLINVEKVLKVNGLRKRYDVVVYNSDGSILILIECKAPEISISQSTFDQIAQYNMTLKSNYLMVTNGLNHYFCQMDFENEKYQFLHELPNYQTNTI comes from the coding sequence ATGCAACAATTGAATTTTCCATCCTACTCTTTCCGTTTCAAAAATAGCGAAAATAAAGTGGCTATTTTTGATACTATCAGGAAAAAATTTATAATTCTTACTCCTGAAGAATGGGTGCGTCAACACGTAGTTCAATTTTTAATTGCTGAAAAGAACTATCCAAAGTCATTGATTAATGTTGAAAAAGTTTTAAAAGTCAATGGTTTACGAAAAAGATACGATGTAGTAGTATACAATTCAGATGGTTCTATTTTGATCCTAATCGAATGCAAAGCTCCTGAAATAAGTATTTCTCAAAGTACTTTTGATCAAATTGCTCAGTACAATATGACTTTAAAATCCAATTATCTTATGGTCACCAATGGTTTGAATCATTACTTTTGCCAAATGGATTTTGAAAATGAAAAATACCAATTTTTACACGAATTACCTAACTATCAAACCAATACAATCTAG
- the holA gene encoding DNA polymerase III subunit delta, whose protein sequence is MDDVVKIVNDIKAGNIKPIYFLMGEEPYYIDKLSDFIEQNVLTEEEKGFNQTVFYGRDVTIEDIVSTAKRYPMMAERQVVIVKEAQDLSRTIDKIESYLENPMESTVLVFCYKYKTLDKRKKVTKLLAQKGIVYESKKLYENQVGDWIKRVLAGKKYTIEPKASAMLVEFLGTDLSKINNELEKLQIILPVGSTIDPKHIEENIGFSKDFNNFELLNALGSRNQAKAFHIAHYFSNNPKANPLVVTTSTVFGFFIKILKYHGMKDRNPKNVSAALGINPFFLKDYDLALKNYPMKKVSQIISSLREVDVKSKGVGANLSQSDLLKEMLFKIFN, encoded by the coding sequence GTGGACGACGTAGTAAAAATTGTAAATGATATCAAGGCTGGAAACATTAAACCGATCTATTTTTTGATGGGAGAAGAGCCGTATTATATAGATAAATTATCTGATTTTATTGAACAAAATGTACTGACTGAAGAAGAAAAAGGTTTCAATCAAACAGTTTTTTATGGTCGTGATGTTACAATTGAAGATATTGTTTCGACAGCTAAGCGCTACCCAATGATGGCAGAACGCCAAGTGGTGATTGTTAAAGAGGCCCAAGATTTATCTCGCACCATTGATAAAATTGAAAGTTATCTAGAAAACCCTATGGAATCTACGGTTTTAGTCTTTTGTTACAAATACAAAACCTTAGACAAACGAAAAAAAGTAACCAAGTTATTGGCACAAAAAGGCATTGTTTACGAGAGTAAAAAGTTATATGAAAATCAAGTAGGAGATTGGATAAAGCGTGTTTTAGCTGGTAAAAAATATACTATTGAACCAAAAGCTAGTGCAATGTTGGTGGAATTTTTGGGGACAGATTTGAGTAAAATCAATAATGAATTAGAAAAATTACAGATTATACTTCCAGTAGGAAGTACTATCGACCCAAAGCATATTGAAGAGAATATTGGTTTTAGTAAGGACTTTAACAATTTTGAGTTATTGAACGCTTTAGGGTCACGCAATCAAGCAAAGGCATTTCACATTGCACACTATTTTTCTAATAATCCAAAGGCAAATCCTTTAGTTGTCACTACAAGTACTGTTTTTGGTTTTTTTATAAAAATTTTAAAATACCACGGTATGAAAGATAGAAATCCTAAAAATGTATCGGCAGCCTTAGGAATTAATCCTTTCTTTTTAAAGGATTATGATTTGGCATTAAAAAATTATCCAATGAAAAAAGTAAGTCAGATTATTTCGTCGTTACGAGAAGTTGATGTTAAAAGCAAAGGAGTAGGCGCTAATCTATCTCAATCTGATTTGCTGAAAGAAATGTTATTTAAGATTTTTAATTAG
- a CDS encoding CAL67264 family membrane protein has product MGMNKNTILGYATLIMVVMGLLLIGLGAFRYDDVAGWGFAAVGVGFLANAWVFSALKGRV; this is encoded by the coding sequence ATGGGAATGAATAAAAATACAATATTAGGATATGCAACTTTAATTATGGTTGTAATGGGATTGTTACTAATAGGCCTAGGGGCTTTTAGATATGACGATGTTGCTGGATGGGGTTTCGCTGCTGTTGGCGTTGGTTTTCTTGCCAATGCTTGGGTTTTTAGCGCTTTGAAAGGAAGAGTATAA
- the ettA gene encoding energy-dependent translational throttle protein EttA, whose amino-acid sequence MSDDKKVIFSMSKLSKTYSSSNKQVLKDIYLSFFYGAKIGILGLNGSGKSSLLKIIAGVDKNYQGDVVFAPGYTVGYLEQEPQLDDSKTVLEIVQEGVAETMAVLEEYNQINDLFGLPEYYEDQDKMDKLMDRQAALQDKIDALGAWEIDTKLEIAMDALRTPEGDTPIKNLSGGERRRVALCRLLLQQPDVLLLDEPTNHLDAESVLWLEQHLAQYAGTVIAVTHDRYFLDNVAGWILELDRGEGIPWKGNYSSWLDQKSNRMALEEKVASKRRKTLERELDWVRQGAKGRQTKQKARLQNYDKLLNEDQKQLDENLEIYIPNGPRLGTNVIEATNVAKAFGDKLLYDNLNFTLPQAGIVGIIGPNGAGKSTIFRMIMGEEQPDGGQFSIGETVKIAYVDQSHSNINPDKTIWENFADGQELVMMGGKQVNSRAYLSRFNFGGSDQNKKVSMLSGGERNRLHLAMTLKEEGNVLLLDEPTNDLDVNTLRALEEGLENFAGCAVVISHDRWFLDRICTHILAFEGDSEVYFFEGSFSDYEENKKKRLGGDLTPKRLKYRKLIRN is encoded by the coding sequence ATGTCAGACGATAAGAAAGTAATATTCTCAATGTCCAAATTGAGTAAGACGTATTCAAGCAGTAACAAACAAGTATTAAAAGATATTTATTTAAGTTTCTTTTATGGAGCTAAAATTGGTATTCTAGGATTGAATGGTTCTGGAAAATCGTCTCTATTGAAAATTATTGCTGGAGTTGACAAAAACTACCAAGGTGATGTTGTTTTTGCTCCAGGTTATACTGTTGGTTATTTAGAACAAGAGCCACAACTAGACGATTCAAAAACAGTTTTGGAAATTGTTCAAGAAGGTGTTGCAGAAACAATGGCAGTTTTAGAAGAATACAATCAAATTAACGATTTATTTGGTCTTCCAGAATATTATGAGGATCAAGATAAAATGGATAAGTTGATGGATCGTCAAGCGGCTTTACAAGACAAAATAGATGCGTTAGGAGCATGGGAAATCGATACTAAATTAGAAATTGCTATGGATGCGTTACGTACTCCAGAAGGTGATACACCAATTAAGAATTTATCCGGAGGAGAGCGTCGTCGTGTGGCTTTATGTCGTTTGTTATTACAACAACCCGATGTATTGCTTTTGGATGAGCCAACGAATCACTTGGATGCTGAAAGTGTACTTTGGTTAGAACAACACTTAGCACAATATGCTGGTACTGTAATTGCAGTAACGCACGACCGTTATTTCTTGGATAATGTAGCAGGATGGATTTTGGAATTGGATAGAGGAGAAGGCATTCCGTGGAAAGGAAATTATTCTTCTTGGTTAGACCAAAAATCAAACCGTATGGCATTAGAAGAAAAAGTGGCATCTAAACGTAGAAAAACCTTAGAGCGTGAGTTGGATTGGGTTCGACAAGGGGCCAAAGGTCGTCAAACCAAACAAAAAGCACGTTTGCAGAACTACGATAAATTATTGAATGAAGATCAAAAACAACTGGATGAAAATCTAGAAATCTATATTCCAAATGGTCCTCGTTTGGGAACTAATGTTATTGAGGCGACCAATGTTGCGAAAGCTTTTGGGGATAAATTACTGTATGATAATTTGAACTTTACACTTCCACAAGCTGGAATTGTGGGGATTATTGGTCCAAATGGTGCTGGTAAATCGACTATTTTCCGAATGATTATGGGGGAAGAACAACCTGATGGAGGTCAATTTTCTATTGGAGAAACAGTAAAAATTGCCTACGTAGATCAGTCGCATTCTAATATTAATCCTGACAAAACTATTTGGGAAAACTTTGCTGATGGTCAAGAATTAGTAATGATGGGAGGTAAGCAAGTAAATTCAAGAGCGTACTTATCTCGCTTTAACTTTGGCGGAAGCGATCAAAACAAAAAAGTATCGATGCTTTCTGGTGGTGAAAGAAACCGTTTGCACTTAGCCATGACTTTAAAAGAAGAAGGAAACGTTTTGTTACTGGATGAGCCAACGAATGACTTGGATGTAAATACATTGCGTGCTTTAGAAGAAGGATTAGAGAATTTTGCAGGTTGCGCTGTAGTAATTTCTCACGACAGATGGTTCTTGGATAGAATTTGTACTCATATCTTGGCTTTTGAAGGAGATTCTGAAGTGTATTTCTTTGAAGGAAGTTTCTCTGATTACGAAGAAAACAAAAAGAAACGTTTAGGTGGTGATTTAACTCCAAAACGATTGAAATACAGAAAATTAATTAGAAATTAA
- a CDS encoding thiol-disulfide oxidoreductase DCC family protein, with protein sequence MQHLPQHKKIILFDGLCNLCDATVQFIIKRDTKDVFRFVSLQSDLGCELLQKLPIEFQLIDSVILYESEKVFFYKSQAVFEIVKSIGGIYYCLLIFKLLPNAITNSVYDFIAKNRFRWWGKKESCLVPSKDLQSKFLG encoded by the coding sequence ATGCAACATCTCCCTCAACATAAAAAAATCATTTTGTTTGACGGACTTTGCAATTTATGTGATGCCACGGTGCAATTCATTATTAAAAGAGATACCAAAGATGTTTTTAGGTTTGTTTCTTTGCAATCGGATTTGGGATGCGAACTACTTCAAAAACTCCCAATTGAATTTCAACTAATAGATAGTGTTATCTTATACGAATCAGAAAAAGTGTTTTTCTATAAATCGCAAGCTGTTTTTGAAATTGTAAAAAGTATCGGTGGAATTTATTATTGTTTACTAATTTTCAAACTACTTCCAAATGCTATTACCAATTCAGTCTATGACTTTATAGCTAAAAACCGCTTTAGATGGTGGGGCAAAAAAGAAAGTTGTTTAGTTCCATCAAAAGATTTACAATCAAAATTTTTAGGATAA